The following coding sequences lie in one Cucurbita pepo subsp. pepo cultivar mu-cu-16 chromosome LG13, ASM280686v2, whole genome shotgun sequence genomic window:
- the LOC111808958 gene encoding zinc-finger homeodomain protein 10-like, translating to MFREVCAFQRAMDLALPPITTTTTANTTKSPDPDSDTPTRFPPSSSAKSLPFTNGLLKRHNHAHQPTLVVSYKECLKNHAASLGAHALDGCGEFMPSPSASSIDPTSLNCAACGCHRNFHRRDPEDPISTLPINTATTHVIEYQPHHRHHPPPPGMRSPNSASPPPISSSYYPSAPHMLLALSAGLSARPPEIGRAKNLNARKRFRTKFSNEQKEKMLHFAEQVGWKMQKRDEDLVRNFCNQIGVERGVLKVWMHNNKNTMGKKTDSNDTTPTPTTTTTTAVVNINNNDDEDEPDGGFHMHIGSNGSSSSS from the coding sequence ATGTTTAGAGAGGTTTGTGCTTTTCAAAGAGCCATGGATTTAGCCCTACCTCCCATCACTACTACAACCACGGCTAATACCACCAAATCTCCCGACCCAGACTCCGACACTCCGACACGCTTCCCGCCGTCCTCTTCAGCCAAGTCGCTGCCTTTCACCAACGGCCTTCTCAAGCGCCACAACCACGCTCATCAACCCACCCTCGTTGtttcttacaaagaatgtCTCAAAAACCACGCCGCCAGTTTAGGAGCTCACGCGTTGGACGGATGTGGGGAATTTATGCCTTCCCCATCTGCCTCTTCCATTGATCCCACTTCGCTCAACTGCGCCGCATGCGGCTGCCACCGGAATTTCCACCGCCGTGACCCAGAGGATCCGATCTCTACTTTACCAATCAATACAGCAACCACTCATGTCATCGAGTATCAACCCCACCATCGTCATCACCCACCACCGCCCGGGATGCGGAGTCCGAATTCGGCATCTCCGCCGCCGATCTCGTCGTCGTACTACCCATCAGCGCCGCATATGTTACTAGCGCTTTCCGCCGGGTTGTCGGCTCGTCCACCGGAAATCGGACGCGCGAAAAATTTAAACGCTCGGAAACGATTCAGGACGAAATTCAGCAACGAACAGAAGGAAAAAATGCTCCATTTTGCAGAACAAGTGGGATGGAAAATGCAAAAGCGAGACGAGGATTTGGTCCGAAATTTTTGCAATCAAATTGGAGTTGAAAGAGGGGTTCTTAAAGTATGGATGCATAACAACAAGAACACCATGGGCAAAAAAACTGATTCCAATGACACCACCCCCACACCCACCacaaccaccaccaccgccgtcGTCAATATCAACAACAACGACGATGAAGACGAACCAGACGGCGGCTTCCATATGCATATTGGATCAAATGggtcatcttcttcttcttga